The nucleotide sequence TTTTGTGGTGAAGAAATTTTTCATCTCCCTGGTCAGCCACGTACGTCACCTGTTCATGAAGGCCAACAAGGAGGCTGACGGCTGGCTCAAGGCCATCATGGTGCCCCTGGTGCGGCAGGTAAGTGAAAACAAACAGCTGCTGGACCAGCACCTTGAAACGCTGTGCAAGATCAATGAATCCCGCGACTCGCTGGACGCAAAGCTGCGGGAGCTGGAAAAACGGGTGGCGCTGCTGGACCGGGAAGCCAAAAACCTGGCCCGCATCGACCAGCAACTGCACACCCCCCTGGCTGCCAACGACAGCAACGGCGGCACCGAAGACGGCCAAAGCGCCTCCGCCGCGGCCGTGTGACCCCCCACCGACGTGCCCGCCATGACAGCGCGGGCCGGGCACAGTATCATACCCCCGCTCAAAAAACCTGCGCCCCACAGGGGCCCGGCCCAGACGCCGGCCGCGGACGAATAAGGAATATTTCAACGAGGATCCACATCCAATGCCGAATTCACGTTTATTCACCTCCGAATCCGTGTCGGAGGGTCATCCCGACAAAGTCGCCGACCAACTCTCTGATGCCATTCTCGATGCCATTCTGAGCCAGGACCCCATGGCCCGGGTGGCCTGCGAAACCGTGGTCAAAACCGGCATGGTGCTCATCGCCGGTGAAATCACCACCGAGGCCTGGGTGGACGCCGAGGACATCGTCCGCAAAACCGTCAACGACATCGGCTACACCAGTTCGGACATGGGCTTTGACGGCGATTCCTGCGCCGTGCTCACCGCCATCGGCAAGCAATCGGGCGACATCGCCGCCGGGGTGGACGAAAGCGAGGAACACGAGCAGGGCGCCGGCGACCAGGGCATGATGTTTGGCTACGCCAGCAATGAAACCGACGTGCTCATGCCCGCCGCCATCACCTATGCCCACCGCCTGGTGAAGCGCCAGTCGGAACTGCGCCGCAACGGCGTCATGCCCTGGCTGCGCCCGGATGCCAAAAGCCAGGTCACCATCCGCTACGAGGACGACCAGCCCGTGGCCGTGGACGCGGTGGTGCTGTCCACCCAGCACAGCCCGGACATCAGCCACCGGGACCTGACCGAGGCGGTGATCGAGGAAATCATCCGCCCGGTACTGCCGGCGGAATGGATCAGCGCCAACACCAAGTTCTTTGTCAACCCCACGGGCCGTTTCGTCATCGGCGGGCCAGTGGGGGATTGCGGCCTGACCGGGCGCAAAATCATCGTCGACACCTACGGCGGCATGGCCCGCCACGGCGGCGGCTGCTTTTCCGGCAAGGACCCCACCAAAGTGGACCGCTCCGCCGCCTATGCCGGCCGCTACGTGGCCAAGAACCTGGTGGCCGCCGGCATTGCTGACCGCCTGGAAATCCAGGTGTCCTACGCTATCGGTGTGGCCGAACCCACCTCCGTCATGGTGGACACCTTCGGCACCGGCCGCATCTCCGATGCCCGCATCATCGAGCTCATCCGCGAGCATTTCGACCTGCGCCCACGCGGCCTGATCGCCATGCTGGACCTGCGCCGGCCCATCTACACCCCCACTGCCGCCTACGGCCACTTCGGCCGCGAAGACGGCGACTTCCCCTGGGAAAACACCGACAAGGCGGACGTGCTGCGAGACGCGGCGGGATTGTAATTCTTTGGCCGCGGGGGCCCGGAAAACGCGGCGTGTTGAGGGGGAAGTGGCATATAAGTTCCCCGCTTTGAAAAAGGGGGCGTAAAGAGATGCTGCTCCGGCCGATATAGTCTTCGCGCCCTCGTGGTTATTAACTTGGCAATCAAACAGGTCGTCCTGACCTGTTTGATCGTCACCCGCGACATTAACCCGACAATTTTAATTGCGGGGTTATTAGTACGCCCTAAAG is from Gammaproteobacteria bacterium and encodes:
- a CDS encoding methionine adenosyltransferase, yielding MPNSRLFTSESVSEGHPDKVADQLSDAILDAILSQDPMARVACETVVKTGMVLIAGEITTEAWVDAEDIVRKTVNDIGYTSSDMGFDGDSCAVLTAIGKQSGDIAAGVDESEEHEQGAGDQGMMFGYASNETDVLMPAAITYAHRLVKRQSELRRNGVMPWLRPDAKSQVTIRYEDDQPVAVDAVVLSTQHSPDISHRDLTEAVIEEIIRPVLPAEWISANTKFFVNPTGRFVIGGPVGDCGLTGRKIIVDTYGGMARHGGGCFSGKDPTKVDRSAAYAGRYVAKNLVAAGIADRLEIQVSYAIGVAEPTSVMVDTFGTGRISDARIIELIREHFDLRPRGLIAMLDLRRPIYTPTAAYGHFGREDGDFPWENTDKADVLRDAAGL